The sequence GGTGCACGGGATGCGCCGAGCCGGAGGTCAGCAGCCGGAAGCTGGTCCCGACCTCCCACATCGGCGAGACGGCGAACCGCATCTGCGCCAGATCACTCGCCGAGAACGCCAGCTCCGCCAGGAGAACCATCCCCCAGAATTCAGACATGTCTTAATCAATGGCGGCCACCCTACAGCGTGGAGACCATTCAGGCATGACCTCAGAGACAATCACCGCGACCGCGGCGGGCACCTGGAAGCTCGGCGACCTGGAGATCAACCGGATCGGTTTCGGCGCGATGCGCCTGACGCAGGACGGCCCGGCGTTCGCGGCCGGCGCCGTTCCGAGCGACCGGGGCCGAGCGGTCAGCGTGCTGCGCCGCGCGGTCGAGCTCGGCGTGAACCACATCGACACCGCCGCCTTCTACTTCTCGCCGCTGCGTTCCGCCAACCAGCTGATCAACCAAGCACTGGCCCCCTATCCGGATGATCTCGTCATCACCACCAAGGTCGGGCCGGGCCGGGGCCCGTCGGGCGAGTGGCTCCCCCATGCCACCCCCGAGCAGCTGCGCGGCCAGGTCGAGGAGAACCTGCGCCAGCTCGGCCGGGACCACCTCGACGTGGTGAACCTGCGCATCATCGGAACCGATTCGATCGCCGAGCGGTTCGGCGCACTGGCCCGGCTACGCGACGCCGGGCTCATCCGCCACCTGGGCATCTCCAACGTCCGCCCCGAACACCTCGTCGAGGCCCAGGCCATCGCGCCGGTGGTCTGCGTGCAGAACCGGTACGGCATCGGCGCACAGCCCGAGCAGGACGCGTTCCTGCGGACCTGCGGTGAGCAGGGTGTCGCCTTCGTACCGTTCTACGCGATCGCCGGCGCCGGAGGCGAGGCGGGCGCGCACGGCTCCGACAGCGACGAGGTGCTCGCCGTCGCGCGCGCGCACGGCGTGAGCGCGGCGCAGGTCCGGCTGGCGTGGACACTGAGCCGCGGGCCCCACGTTCTGGCCATCCCCGGCACCGGAAACCCGGATCACCTGGCCGCGAACGTGGCCGCCGGCGCTCTGCGCCTCTCGGAGGACGACCTGGCCGTCCTGGACTCCCTGCACCGGGGCGGAGCATGAGTGAGCTCGCCGGACGTGACCGCGAGGCGCCTGACCTCTTCCGGCGCTACCGGCGGTGTCTGTTGAGGATCTGGCTCCCGACATCGACATAGCCGGCGAACAGCCCGATCACGTCTCGGAGCCGGTCTTGCGCGGGACCGGGGTCCACCAGGGTCTCGCCGTCGCGCAGGGCGGCGATCAGAGCTCTGGCCCGCGAATGGCTTGCTTCCAGCAGTGACTCGATCCCTCCCGTCGCTTCGACCAGGAGTCTGCGGCTGCCGGGCTGCGGGATCACCTTGACGAGCCCCCAGGAGTCCAGCTGCCGCACCGCGGTGCTCACCGCCCCCTTGCTCAGTTCGAGCTCGGCGGCGATCGCGTCGAGAGAGGCCGGCTCCTCGGTCACCAGCAGCAGCCCGTAGACGCGGCCGGTCGCATGCGGGAGGTTCCACGAGGCCAGCAGGTCACCCACCGAGGTGACGAACGCGCGACGCCTGGCCGCGCTCACCGCGGTGCCCGCTTCGATGCCGGGACCGTGCGCAGGAACGCCTCGATCGCCGCGTTCACCGCGTGAGGGTCGTCCTGGTTGGAGATATGCCCTGCGCCGGGGATGACGACCTCCTTGACGCCTTCGGCCTCGGCCCACCTGGGCATGGCCGTCGAGATGTTGCCGGTACGGTCTCGCTCGCCGCGGATCAGGCACACGGGCACCGGCGTGCGATAGCGGGGGTCCGGGTCGAGGAACTCGACGGTCGCCCGCCACACCTGGACGAACTCCTTCTTCGACAGCTGGGAGAACGCCCGCCGCGCGTCTGCCCGCGCGCCCTCTGTCACCGCGGAGGCCTCAGCCATCATGCCCGGAAGGCTCTTGGCCGGGATCATCGACAGGCTCGGCGCGGCCGCCTTCACCAGCAGTCGCTCCTTCCACGACAGCGGCGCGGTGTTCCACGTCGAATCGATGACGATCAGCGCTCGGGCGAGATCTGGACGCCGCCGGACGACGGCCTGGCTGAGATTACCTCCGAGGGACTGTCCCACGAGCACAGGCCGGTCAAGCGCGAGGTGCGTGATGAGCCCGCACAGATCCGCGATCGCCTGCTCGGCGGTGAACCGGACCCCGGCCGGTCGGGACAGGCCATGGCCACGCATGTCCCAGGTGACGACCCGGTACCCCCGGGCGCGCAGGTACGCGCTCTGGGCGTCGAACATCACGTGGTCGGCCCCGGCGCCGTGCGAGAACACCAGAGGAACGCCGTCACCACCGCTGTCGTCGTAGCGGAGAGCACAACCCTGCAGCGAGAGCACCGACGGTAGATTCATCATTTACTAAATATAGCGAATATATCTGGCGGGCGCGGACCGACCTCCCGTCCACCGAGGAGCTTCACCACCTCCTCGACCGCGAGGATGCGAGACACCCCCAGCCCATACCCTCTTATTGTTCATTCTCGTTATCGATAATGATAACATCGTCCCGTGACTGTCCCCAAAGAGCGCTGGGCCGAGCTGGCGCTGCATCCCGTGCGCATCCGGATCCTGGGCGCCACCGCCGGCGGTCGCCGTACGCCATCCGAACTGGCCCGCCTGCTGCCCGACGTGCCCCAGGCGACGCTGTACCGGCAGATCGCCACCCTCGCCAAGGGCGGAATGCTG comes from Streptosporangium roseum DSM 43021 and encodes:
- a CDS encoding aldo/keto reductase, encoding MTSETITATAAGTWKLGDLEINRIGFGAMRLTQDGPAFAAGAVPSDRGRAVSVLRRAVELGVNHIDTAAFYFSPLRSANQLINQALAPYPDDLVITTKVGPGRGPSGEWLPHATPEQLRGQVEENLRQLGRDHLDVVNLRIIGTDSIAERFGALARLRDAGLIRHLGISNVRPEHLVEAQAIAPVVCVQNRYGIGAQPEQDAFLRTCGEQGVAFVPFYAIAGAGGEAGAHGSDSDEVLAVARAHGVSAAQVRLAWTLSRGPHVLAIPGTGNPDHLAANVAAGALRLSEDDLAVLDSLHRGGA
- a CDS encoding GbsR/MarR family transcriptional regulator is translated as MSAARRRAFVTSVGDLLASWNLPHATGRVYGLLLVTEEPASLDAIAAELELSKGAVSTAVRQLDSWGLVKVIPQPGSRRLLVEATGGIESLLEASHSRARALIAALRDGETLVDPGPAQDRLRDVIGLFAGYVDVGSQILNRHRR
- a CDS encoding alpha/beta fold hydrolase, which translates into the protein MMNLPSVLSLQGCALRYDDSGGDGVPLVFSHGAGADHVMFDAQSAYLRARGYRVVTWDMRGHGLSRPAGVRFTAEQAIADLCGLITHLALDRPVLVGQSLGGNLSQAVVRRRPDLARALIVIDSTWNTAPLSWKERLLVKAAAPSLSMIPAKSLPGMMAEASAVTEGARADARRAFSQLSKKEFVQVWRATVEFLDPDPRYRTPVPVCLIRGERDRTGNISTAMPRWAEAEGVKEVVIPGAGHISNQDDPHAVNAAIEAFLRTVPASKRAPR